TGGGACGACCCAGGTAATATCGCCGTCCCAGTACTCTGAAACTCTGGTTGAGGGAGTGCCGCCTCCTATCGTTTCGCAAACTTCGGCGATCTTTTTCTTCTCCCACCCCTCCGGCACGCCGTCGATAATTTGGGAGTGTTCGTGGCCGGGGAAGCGAAGGTGGACGAACCATTCCTTGTAGAGCAGCCGTGCCGCCTGCTCCAGCAAGGAAATCCGCCGCCGGTTGTTCTCGATCAGGTCGTCGTAGGCACGAAGTTTCGAGACGACTGCATCCTGTTTGGTAATTGGCGGACAGACAACTTCGATAGTTTTCAGTACGGAACCTCGAATCCCCTTAACGTTTGTCCCGGTGACAATTGCCCTAATGCGCCCTCTGCCTTGAGGCGATTTTAGCCAGTAATAGATAAATCGCGGCCTAATTTTCGATTGGTCTACCCTCACACGGATAATGGATGACTCAAACGTCGTCGGTTCATCCACACCCTCAACGACACTACACTTGCCTGCTCCTGAC
The sequence above is drawn from the Deltaproteobacteria bacterium genome and encodes:
- a CDS encoding restriction endonuclease subunit S, giving the protein MDEPTTFESSIIRVRVDQSKIRPRFIYYWLKSPQGRGRIRAIVTGTNVKGIRGSVLKTIEVVCPPITKQDAVVSKLRAYDDLIENNRRRISLLEQAARLLYKEWFVHLRFPGHEHSQIIDGVPEGWEKKKIAEVCETIGGGTPSTRVSEYWDGDITWVVPSDITNNNSLILLKSERKITEKGLRESSAKMVPAETILMTSRASVGFFALMDHEVCTNQGFINIVPHDNQSRMYLLFNLLSRVNEIRSNAKGTTYPEISKGRFREMDIIIPSKTLMEQFGEIAYDTIRQVRCLMRSNANLVKARDLLLPKLMNGEVAV